A window of Penaeus chinensis breed Huanghai No. 1 chromosome 9, ASM1920278v2, whole genome shotgun sequence genomic DNA:
ctctctctcttcctctctctccttctctctccctctctctccttacctctccccctttccccctctccctctctctcccactcctactccagCTCCcgctccccctttacccctctccctctccccctccccctccctccccccctctccccctccccctccctcccccctctcctctctccctctccccctctccccttttccccctctccccttttccccctccccccctctccctcgatctctctctttttcaagaaaagaagaaaaagaaaaaaacaagacgtGATAGatatcatatagatagacagatgaaatagatatatagacagataggcttgtagatacagatctaaaaatacagatatacatttagatataaatacGGATATGCTCCTGTATGCACGTCCCATTCcatctttctgcctctctatcaAACCCCCCAAAAGAGCATGAAGGAAAACGGGAGACGCTAAATATTCCGTTACGTACTGTGCCACACGTCCCTGTGACATATGACTGCTTCGTGATTTCTTCCTTTTAATATATagcttaataatatatataactttgtgtTTCCTGTTCCTTGgcatcaggtttttttttttttttttttttatggtcgtCACCGTAGTTAATAGATGTAGAACAATTTTACAGACTGTTAACAAGGTTTGTTGAGTAATCGGTAGTAACGGTTATTCGTATtcctttgtgaatatatatatatatatatgtgtgtgtgtgtgtgtgtgtgtgtgtgtgtgtgtgtgtgtgtgtattcatatatataatattgtagcTTTTGATATTTGTTAACCTTGTACCAttcagataatatatacatatgtataaactatatatatatggtgtgtgtgtgtgtgtgtgtgtgtgtgtgtgtgtgtgtgtgtgtgtgtgtgtgtgtgtgtgtgtgtgtgcgtgtgcgtgcatgtatgtgtgtatgtgtgtgtgtgtgtgtgtgtatgtgtgtgtgtgtgtgtgtgtgtatgtgtgtgtgtgtgtgtgtaatattgtaGCTTTTGATAgctgttgatatatgtatatgaatgtatataaatgtatatatatatatatgtatatacatatatatataatctctctctctctctctctctctctctatctatctatctatctaccccttctatccttctccttctcccttgatatatatatatatatatatatatttatatatatatatatttatatatatatatatatgtatatgtgtgtgtgtgtgtgtgtgtgtgtgtgtgtgtgtgtgtatgtgtgtgtgtgtgtgtgtgtgtgtatgattatgtatatatatgtagttgtgtattttatgtatacacgtatgtatgagtatgtgtgtgatgaAGAATCCCTAAGGAAGCCTCCCGTGCTTTGTGTCGCCAGAACGTGACTGAACTGGACGTGAGCGACAATGGCATTACCAGCCTGGACGTGTCTTGCCTGGCCTCCCTCACCGACCTCACCTGCTCCAACAACGCCatcacctccctcactctccacgccggttctctcgtctccctcatcGCCAGCAACAACCGTGAGTACCGTCGTTTCGTTCACATATATTTTCGCTTATTTCATTCTTCGTCTTTTCGTTCTTGGATGCACTTTTTCAGAAAAGAAGGAACGGTGTCGGAAGCCATAACTCTTTTGGAGTCGGCTTCGGAGGCCTGGGTCATGAGATTCGAAAGGGTTCATTCATGAGGAAGTGCCCCTTGCTGGCccgtcctccctttcttttcaccccaccacttctcctccctcaccttgccctagcctcccctccctcttttgccTCAGCCTTACCTCCGTCTTTTGACCCTGCCTTTCTTccctcagccttccctccctctccttaccccaaccttccctcccttacattacgccctctttcattccctcgccTTGCCTcagcctttcttccctccctcaccttaccttagtcttccctctctcacctaaCCCAAGCTTTTCTTCCCTCACCTTACCttagccttccctccctcgccttacCTCTAGCCTTCACACCCCTCCCTCAGCCCTCACGCTCGCACCTCATTAaaagaacgcccccccccccttagacgATGAGGGGGCTTAGACGGTTCCTCAACACCCTCCTCACGCCCATACTTCCGTCCGTAATTGTTCTCTCCCCCTATTCACAGAGGCTCTGGAGACCGCAATTAACGTCCTTACCTGCTATCAGTCTTTCTCAGGTGTTTCGAGATCTGAGACAATAAAAGCCGCTCCATAATGGAAAGTATTAGCGCGTATTTCCGTGCGCAAAACAGGGGTAATTTCAGTTTCCCTTCATAGCCTATCATTTGCAGGTGCTCTCTATTGCTTCTTTTGGCAAAACTGGCTTAGTGAAACTTTCTACCGAACTGTGtacccatgtgtatgtgtgtgattaaagtatatatgtgtgtatgtgtatatatatgtatatatatatacacatatatatacatgtgtgtatatgtgtgtatgtatatatatatatatatatatatatatatatatgcatgcatgtatgtccatgtatatgtgtgtgtgtgtgtgtgtgtgtaagtgtgtgtgtaagtgtgtgtgtaagtgtgtgtgtaagtgtgtgtgtaagtgtgtttgtgtacgtgtgcttgtgagtgtggcCCTGTTCGCAACGCAGGTGTGGCTACACAAGGGAGTGTCCCAATAACAGGCGCTGTCACCGCCACTCCTGCATCCCCAATCGCCTGCTACACCTATCGACATACGCACCTGTCGCATTTGCCAGTCACCCTCGCCTCTcgtctttatttatcattctcgTCAACCTACTTGCAATTCCCTCGTGTCGACATTTCGTTCAGCATGACGCAATAGCTaggtaaattataataaaatacaaattggaaaataagtaaaaacaaatcagaaaggtaattataaaaaataaatgttttcttaATAAGTTAAAACGTATAAATCAGTTCAAAGCAAACTACCGAAATtcctttaaagaaataaaaaatacttgTACCAAAAATACCTTTTCGCtcaccccctcatctcctcccccaggGCTGAGCAGACTCGAAGTGCGTTTCCATCCCCGGAAACTAGCTCGTCTCAATCTCTCCAGGTAAGCTCTTCTCGCGGCGCTATTAAGGCTATCCGTCATCTCCTGGGCGTCGGTGCATCAGAGCCACGCCCGTGATGGCTGGAAAGTTGTCGTTTTTGGAGTACCTTTGGTTTAATTGGGTCAGCGCCGTACAGTAGGTCgttactcgattttttttttctactgtgatTGTGACAGTTGGCGACCCAtttgttatttcttatatttcactGTCAAAACGACAATCACTAGATCATGATAGTAGCAGTGTCATTATATTGGTAATTGGTGGATCATTGTGTTAGTAGTTAGTGATTCTAGTTGGAGTGTTATTAATAAAGTTAGTAAGCCATCATTGTGGATCTAAGTAGGGATGATGGTGTTAGAGGGTACTGGCAGTTTTAAAGCCTTTAATAGTCTTCATGATGCTTAGACTAATATCCAGAAGCAATTGGTCAAGCAGAGCGTTGCTTCAGTGAggtataatgttttattttatagAGACTGGTAACTCATTTCTGTGTTAATACAGTATTGAAGATGAATGgcaaacactctaccgtgttgttaGTAAGGTTCATATACCCTAAAATGTATCCCAAATTTACGAATAGCACCGAACACAAAATTCTGTCACAGACAACTGTAGGTCCCTAGTAaactttttttccttgtcttcagGAACGAGCTGTCAGCCGTACCGCCATGGCTGGTTTCGAGTACAGAAGTCACATTGGTGGACGTGAGCCACAACAATCTCGCGACGTTACCTGCTTTCCTCACTTCGGGACACCTGCGACGCCTCCACACCCTCTCTGCTCACCACAACCATCTCTCCACCTTCATGGTCCCCCAACGTGCGATGTCTGAGCTACCCAGTAACCACTCGTATCCCAACGTAGCCCACAGTTCCTCTTCCACGCCGTACCGATCGCAGCATCACGGCCGAGAACAAGCCCAAGGTCAGAGCTCGTCTATCAACCCACACGAAGAACCGAAGTGGTGTTCACTCGAGGTGCTTTTGCTACACCACAACCGCCTCACGTCTCTGCCCAGCTGCCTCTTCACTTGGCTTAGCAGGTAAATTATGTCCGGTGTTCAGCCAGCGTATGTTTTGcagttaaaagtttttttttttttttttcattaaatgcaCTACTCAAACTTACTATATCATTCCAGATTACGAGTTCTGAACGTAAGTACCAACCAGCTGTCAGCGCTGCCGTCCCCTGAAGGACGACGAGGACGCGGGTCGCCAGATGCTCGAGACGAGACAGGGCCTCAGACCAGCTATCCGCTCCAGGAAGTATATGCAGCAGCTAATAGACTTCGGGATCTCACTCCTCTCCAGCACTGTAGAGCTCTACGCATCCTCCACGCGCCTTACAATAGGATAGCCAGTTTACAGGATAGGTCGGTGTCATTGCCAGGGCTAGTCTGAGCCCATATTCGTTCAACTTATTTTTGAAACAGTAATGACAGCCATGACGAAAGGCATATTTTTACATAGAATTAAGCTATTCCTCAGATCGAGGATAAAAAGTGTTCATTGATACCGACAGTATTTGCCTTAAGCGATAGTTCCTGAAAATATCACCTATTTTGTATTTACGCACTTGTAGTTCATCCCTCGGGTAATTATTAAAAGAGTTCAAGCCCAAACGATGAAATCAATGTGCATGGTCTTCAGCAGGCATTAGTTTACgcgagaaaaagatgaaatattGACCAGTGAAACTAATCGATCTACGGTTGTGATACCGGCAGGTTGATATGGTCTTGGGAGTTACTGGAGGAGCTGGTACTGTCAGGGAACGTCTTGATGAATGTGCCAGCTGGAGTTTCCCGTCTGCGTCGCCTCAGAGTCTTAAAGGTTCATTCTAACCCACTGCGTTGCCTTCCCCGTCTGGCCCACCTCTCTGCTCTAAAGGTTAGTTTATTTCTCTATCGCAAGTCATATTTACCCTTTCTGCGTCTTCATACATCTCAAGACTCGAAGCTTATGTAagctttttttatcctttcctatTATGTGACATTTTACACGACGCAGGTAGTGGACGCGTCTCACTGCCAGTTGGGCCGCGTCGAACTTGAGGAGCTAGTCTCGCCGGGGCTGGTGGCACTCGACATCTCGGCCAACACAGCGCTTTCCCTCGACCACCATCAGTTTACAAAGTGCAAGTAGGTTTGAGTCGTCAATACTGCATggatgtatggatgcatatagacttatgtgtgtgtggtgtgtgtgtgtgtgtgtgtgtgtgtgtgtgtgtgtgtgtgtgtgtgtgtgtgtgtgtgtgtgtgtgtgtgtgtgtgtgtgtgtgtgtgtgtgtgtgtgtgtgtgtgtgtgtgtgcgtgcgtgcgtgcgtgtgtattcgtACGCGTGTGCGCATTATAGACATAGAAATAAAACCACATGACTGTTTAATACCCATCTTATAAGCCACTAAAACCAAAATCACTAAACAGGTCTCGACGGCCAGTAAACGTAGTCGATGTCACCAGTCGTTCTGGACGGTCCCTGCCCCTGACCAAGCCTCACGCCTCTCAGCTCGCGTCATCCCAAGACCCAAGCTTCAGAGGAAAGAACGACGCTTTCCCAAAGTTACCCTGGACGTTAGGCTTTGCTGAAACCATTGGCAGAGACTCAAAGTAAGTAAAACTATATCATAATGTTGTTGTGTCTGAAAAGGTGTATGGGTACAGACATACTTCCGAAATTACGTGTATTCGATGGGAtttctttacatttatttcaGGTTGACTGTAGGCCAGTTAAGGGTGCCAGATATAGCGGGCGAAGGACGTGTCGGCGTCGCAGCCTTGGCAGACGGAGGCCAAGAAGTAGGATGCGTTGGAAGCCTCCTGACGGCACTTCCCGCGTTACTTCAGGAGGAAAGAGCTTGTTCTCGCTCGCACACATATGCTCTGAAATATGCGCTTCTTACCGCCCTGAGGTATATTTCACTGCCTTTTCAAGTTCCGTTACCGAACTGAATGTTCGTTCTTAATATTCTCCATGTAGCATTTTTGTAAATGTTATTGTTGGtgtatgatatgatattaataaatgtttGATTACAGACGGCTGCGGTCCCAAGGAGCCCCTTTACCTAGCGCAGTGTGTGCCGCCCACTTAGAACTCGAGGGCGTCGAGTCTACCCGGTGCCCTGTCCTGCGCCTCTGCTGTTACGGTGCCGTGTCTGCCGCTGTGACGACGACGCACGGAGAACCTATTTTCGTCACAACGTCATCTCCTCGAACACAACAGGTGGGTTCTCTTAGACGCGACAAATATTTATCTTGTACTTGGTAACATTGATCAAGATAGCCTCGCAATTTGGCAAAGCCTTCATTATTTAGACATTGCTTTTCCTCAGAATTGTGTCAGAAGCTGTGATGACGGCGTGAAGTGTGCGTTAGGTGAGCCTGTCACCTTGCCCGACCCACACACGACAGAGTTGTACCTGGGGCCCCACCATACCGCTGTTGTGATTGGTAGTGCGAGGTGAGGACGCTGGCTCTCATGTCTGTAGAAGCTGAAATATGCAACCGAaaatatgtatctaatatatctgTTGAACCTAGGCCAGTCACTGATTTTGAAGTCGTTTGTATATAATTCAGTAAATACAACACAGTGCCATTAAATTATTTTTACAAAATGTCAGGGATTGTTTTGACGGTTCTAGTCATCCAATAACCGTAAGGTAAAGCAATGTTCTAAAAAACTCATTTTCCTCTTGTTCCAGTTTTTGGGAAGTTATTGGGGCAGATGAAGTGGCGAATGTATGTGGTGAGATGAACGATCCAGGCAAGGCAGCAAAGCGACTGCTGGACCTTGCACAAGGATATGGCACTCGCCAGGCCCTTAGTGTCATTGTTGTGCGCCTTCTGCCAGCGCACCACAAATGGCAGAGCCGTTCGTCCGTAGAGTGTACGCAGTTAAGTTCAAGTAGATCAAAGTCCAAAAGTGTTGAATTACTCAGTGGCGAGGGTGCACTCCACAGACGGAATTCTGTGGATGAAGACGCTCTGGCCCACCGAGTGCAGCTCAATAGAAAAACGACGTCTGTAGATGTGTCCACTAGCACAACAGAAAACGATGACCACAGAAGGAAATTGAGGTCTAACAGTCATAGTAAAAAAAGTATGAATTCACCCTTACGTAACGACACGAATAAAAGCAGGGTGGTCAGTGCTGTTCCGAAGACGAAGAGTCGTTCAGAGAGGAATCTCGTGGAAAACATTGAAGATCTGGACCGTTCTTCGCCCAGTGGACAGAGCCAGAGCGATCACAGTGAACACGATTCCGATATCCAGAAACACAGTGCCAGAGCCAAATCGCCCGAATCCATTATCCCTCCCAAACCCCGGGCGTTGCGGCCCAACCTCGAGGACCTTTATGCCAAACCCAaccgaagaaaacgggaaacaggaAGCAAACCCGAGTTAGGATCAAAGCCAGAGCCCGCGAAGACAAGCACCGTCCAGCAGGCAGTCACATACTACCACTACCCTCGACCAGACCCGTCGCAACCATCCCCTCAGAACCACCTGGCGTCGCACCTGCTCAACATGGGGAACACCGAACTCGACGACGGCGTTCTGGCACCCCCTGCTGGCTTCGCTGACACCGGGAGTGACTCGGAGGACAGTGATAGTGGTCTCAGTGGCGTGAGTGGAGGACAACGCACAAGCCCCATGCAGCACGCTCATTCCGAGGACAATATTCTAGGCAATGATCCTGAGCAGGTAAGATTCACTCAACGCCTTTTTGTTGTAGGCCTGCATCAGTTTCACGAGAGAACAGTTGCTTCGGAAATTAATGTCGTATCTATATTTGATTGTTATTGGACCACTGTTTGAGTGTCCACACGCAGCATTTTATAACTATATTAGTATAACCAGTATTGTAATTAGTCATGCTGTTCTTGTCTCccgttatttttatctctattattgcTTTCATAATCATCTATATcaccatcaccgttatcattatctaaattattgttattattatcatcattattattattgttgttattattattgttgttgttgttatcaaatattatcattattattttttcattatttttagtaatagtagtagtagcaatactgataatgatgatgatgatgatgataataataataataatgatgatgataataataataatgataataataataataataggaagaagaagaagaagaagaatacaaataataataataataataataacaataataataataatattaatggtaataataataataatgataaaaataataataatgataataataataataataataataataatagtaatagtaataataataataatgataataatagtaataataataataataataataataataatagtaataataataataataataatgatagtaataatagtaataataatatcatcatcatcatcataagtagtaTTAAGAgtagtcgttattattatttttgcttctgtCAGTAGTAGttacagcagcagtagtagtatcactgttaaaattggtaattattattattattgtgcgtTATCATGTTTTTtgcataattcttattattcataattttattattattattattattattattattattattattattattattattattattattatcattatcattattattatcattatcattatcattatcaatatcaatatcactatcactatcattatcattattattatttttttttttattttttttttttattattggctttactaatattattattatttctgtaaatatcatcattactattatcattgctataatcattacagttattattgtaattcttgttgttagttattagcattataattatcattattaccggaATATTTCTTAACTTTCTAATTATAGTATTATTTCTGTTGACATAAGATCATAATTTTTAGCAATATCACTGCGATTGCTGTAATAATTCTCGCTGTACCAAATATTATTTcgtattataattgtaatcaaagtttttattatcattgcttgtttttgttttgttgttaatatctTTTCTGTTATTGCCCcagttgttatcatgatcatgatcgttatcattacctcttctagaaaatattattttaatctaGAATTGTGGATAGGTAGTTAACGTTGCTTAAGTGCAAGGTGTTGCAAGAGTACGTACGTTTCCAAatttagaagagaaaaaaaaacttactaaTTTATGAAGATGTAAAATACTTACTCATTTATGAAGATGTAAAATACTTACTAATTTATGAAGATGTCACAAATTTTCATATTTATCCGTTCACTATTTTACCAGGTCACGGAGGAGCAGTTTCGCAGCTGGGAGTATCTTCTAGCCCGCAATGCAAAGCTTCTCTTCATGCGTGAACTGGACACCTTGACCAGGTCGAATTCACGCTGCAGTCCACTCCCTACCGCGTCCGCTCCCGACCTGGTCACGGCCACGACTACAGAACCCGACGCATCTACTCACTTCCAACGCAACCCGATCCGCAAATCCCGCTTGGGTAGAGGTACCTTCCGTCTTATCCAGAGCAAATTGAGTGCCACGACAAGTAAATTTAGCACCTTACAACGATTTAAAAGTAACGCTTCTAAAAACGAGAGTAATTTCCGCCGATTTGGGAGCTTACAGAATTTGAAGTACTATCAACAGAATCGGCCAAGGCCATCTCATTACCCGTTAGTTCAACCCGACCTGGCGACAGAAATGCAAGAGCGACAGGCTTTGGATTCACTTGAGTTGGAGACCCGCATGCATCACTACTGGCACACCGGTGTCACGAATTTCTAACTTCAGGAACTTCCaacatgagaaaaaataaaaataagaacaattaaAGACATTTTAAAGCTAATTCACAATGAACCAAATAGAACAGCAGTAGGTTTTTTGTAGCCAGGGTTTTCGTCATGAATATGAACATTGGTATTGATACCACTTGTATATCTCCACACAATAAAGTAATGACTTATCCATGGCTCGTTTCACTTTTCCTTTAACATTACTTCATTTGTTCAAGGTATTTCGTGTCTCTCTTGATACAATTATTTTTCTTGGAAATCTTTTCTCTTTGAAAAATAAATTTTGGCATTTTAAAACAATTTTATGGTCTAAACACCAAGAGATGTAATTTAAAGGTGGGGAAAactaattaaaaacaaatactaaaaaaaatagaatcagaATTCTAGACTGTATTTGAAAAACTTTCAGACTATAGGACTAAAGAGACGGCTGAAAGATAAGGTTTTAcatattaaagataaaataaactaaGGATGGTTATAAGGATATTTTATTAAGCTTCATGGGCATATACCTAAGTAGGTATACGCTGTGAAAAATGTTTTAACATGCAGGTATGCTTAACAGAAAATGTATGATAGATGCTATACTACATagcatgtagagagagatagatggggaaaATAGGACACAAAAATGGTGTTAATTTGGAAGATATGAAATGCAGAAGGAACTCTAAAATGTAAGGAAAGACACATTTCTACTTTTATAGTTGATAGTTAAATCATTCAATGGACAAAGCTTCTAAGCAATTAAAGGAAACATGTATGATTTCACCAATTAATTGTATGAATATCAGAGCTTGTATAAACTATATTGCTGTGAAAACCTAATGAGTCATGTAtaaattttaatttaatatattacaaatactgcataaggaaatgtaaaaaaaaaaaaagtgcaacaaATTTCACTCTTTAAAATTTCTTATTCTATACTTCATCGGAACTTTGGCAAAatatattaccttttttatcttAAACTTTTCATCTAAAGctgcaaatataataataactacagatTTACTGTCCAATCTCTTCAcctatataataaaatttaatccCTTTGCAGTTTCCACAGAAGTCATACTGTTGATTTTGCCTAATTTTCATAATCACTTTAAAATGCCTAAAATTACTTTGATATTCAGTATACCTGTCcatttgaaacattttttttttgtcaaacatGCAGATATCAATCCCTTGGCATCATAAAAAATACCTAAAGCAGTAATTTTTCAAGCTCAATAAAAGAACATAATAGTTGTTACATATAATATGAGGTATACCTGGAAGAAtacttatttcttcctttatatttgtGCCTCCTCTTCTACATACCATTTAAACATTATATAATTTGGCATATTccacttggggaaaaaaaatcaaaaacaccATTTTTCCTATGAATGATAAACTTTTTTATaccaaacacaaataaatattctTTGGGAATCATCAGTGATCTCCATTTTTACTGCAAACTAGACAAAGATTAGACAATATAGTGAGagtaagaacaaggaaaagacaaGAATCATAGTGTTATATCTATGAATCTGGGAATGCAGTAAAAAGGGAATGAATGCTGTGTGTGAGTAATTGTGagtatcattttatttaattgtaCTATTTCAAGAAAATAACATACATCAAACTTGCaaggaggaatataaatatatgctttacTTAACTAAACCTTAAGAGATGCAGAGTAAAACAACCTGATAAAACATGACAGAAATGTAATATTAAGAGTGGTCAACTATGACCACTTTTTCATCAACTGGATTATGGTCAATATTACAATACAAAGAATTTCTTAAGGTAATTTCAAAGGCATCTCTTGACacttattaa
This region includes:
- the LOC125028642 gene encoding uncharacterized protein LOC125028642, with translation MVQGVEYRRTLLNKLVARQATRTEAQRPTGYQLHQRRRVVERRGLRVSIETSTEEPNCDTRLLEEVRPLQRKGTRATRAVRSAAGVVTDANDNRIPPRTASDPLHFLAFPPSCPSAFHPPPTCPEFSKYPPKTALCHLSHITSSRTLLNLPLFCPSIPSISTFFPDLPLVASGSRGSRRVLESSARAPPQPADVERLIAASVDMQYSSHRIFVAAARVRRRLREPRPPKVVGAPVGGGGGPGGDVRDPRVPRGDSAHTVACPLLPRALSLRPRARLNTPSAVRSWVVPTSEAYRTTDVDLSGRHLERLPTSLFSSLHLTSINLSHNLLTPAAAPATRKRLTKRRRDRRRRQPNPESRESSRTKPWSQEQHEGKTESAIAEDEVSSDTLSGDSGLPPEPPDEESPGEDVHPAAQIDESSQHAVNHSKKALNQSSNPKAQVKKDVPEWVNIADELQAKLRLRRAISEGKLLNTVDPSAIESNEKNISKPQKKTTDKPPQLPIINKDSKEADNVAECEGRALTSEEDDSSSSCADESDSAVETAGAGGSRGGVRSPAHRSLGGLDNLKHFQQLQEVILSWNGLQEVPGCLLSLPRLTCLTLSHNHLQVLPNALKSLTRLVELDVSHNQLVGLGAGVAGLPSLSFLTAAHNRITTASELANMDTLTSLDLCGNRVSEVPALRMVEGQDAPSYSEGEGLSDAPASHSSRGRDTEPLALNLRLNDLTGPVTLASIQNVTELDVSDNGITSLDVSCLASLTDLTCSNNAITSLTLHAGSLVSLIASNNRLSRLEVRFHPRKLARLNLSRNELSAVPPWLVSSTEVTLVDVSHNNLATLPAFLTSGHLRRLHTLSAHHNHLSTFMVPQRAMSELPSNHSYPNVAHSSSSTPYRSQHHGREQAQGQSSSINPHEEPKWCSLEVLLLHHNRLTSLPSCLFTWLSRLRVLNVSTNQLSALPSPEGRRGRGSPDARDETGPQTSYPLQEVYAAANRLRDLTPLQHCRALRILHAPYNRIASLQDRLIWSWELLEELVLSGNVLMNVPAGVSRLRRLRVLKVHSNPLRCLPRLAHLSALKVVDASHCQLGRVELEELVSPGLVALDISANTALSLDHHQFTKCKSRRPVNVVDVTSRSGRSLPLTKPHASQLASSQDPSFRGKNDAFPKLPWTLGFAETIGRDSKLTVGQLRVPDIAGEGRVGVAALADGGQEVGCVGSLLTALPALLQEERACSRSHTYALKYALLTALRRLRSQGAPLPSAVCAAHLELEGVESTRCPVLRLCCYGAVSAAVTTTHGEPIFVTTSSPRTQQNCVRSCDDGVKCALGEPVTLPDPHTTELYLGPHHTAVVIGSASFWEVIGADEVANVCGEMNDPGKAAKRLLDLAQGYGTRQALSVIVVRLLPAHHKWQSRSSVECTQLSSSRSKSKSVELLSGEGALHRRNSVDEDALAHRVQLNRKTTSVDVSTSTTENDDHRRKLRSNSHSKKSMNSPLRNDTNKSRVVSAVPKTKSRSERNLVENIEDLDRSSPSGQSQSDHSEHDSDIQKHSARAKSPESIIPPKPRALRPNLEDLYAKPNRRKRETGSKPELGSKPEPAKTSTVQQAVTYYHYPRPDPSQPSPQNHLASHLLNMGNTELDDGVLAPPAGFADTGSDSEDSDSGLSGVSGGQRTSPMQHAHSEDNILGNDPEQVTEEQFRSWEYLLARNAKLLFMRELDTLTRSNSRCSPLPTASAPDLVTATTTEPDASTHFQRNPIRKSRLGRGTFRLIQSKLSATTSKFSTLQRFKSNASKNESNFRRFGSLQNLKYYQQNRPRPSHYPLVQPDLATEMQERQALDSLELETRMHHYWHTGVTNF